ACCGCAAGGAGGCCAAGGACCACGGCGAGGGCGGCATCATCGTCGGCCACGCGCTGACGGGCCGCGTGCTGATCATCGACGACGTGATCTCCGCCGGCACCTCGGTGCGCGAATCGGTGGACATCATCCGTAACTCCGGCGCGACCGTCGCCGGCGTGGCCATCTCGCTCGACCGCCAGGAGCGCGGCAAGAACACGCAGTCGGCCATCCAGGAGGTCGAGTCGCAGTTCGGCATCAAGGTGGTCAGCATCGCCAATCTGGATACACTGATCCGCTATCTGTCGAAACGCGACGATCTGGGGCCGGTGCTGGAGCGCATCGAGGCCTATCGGAAGGAATACGGCGCAAAAGCCACCGCCTGAAAAATCAAATGTAGCCCGGATGAAGGCGCAAGGCGTCGGAATCCGGGAGTATTTACCAAGTCCATCCCCGGGTTCCGCTACGCTTCATCCGGGCAACGTTACTCCAGAAAAGACAAAAAAGGGCACTGACCCCTTTCCTCACCTATCTCCCCGACCGGTCACGCCTTGCACGGAAAGCCTGCCCAATAAATACGAGAAAGTCTGCAAAGCTATCTGCGTCTCCGCTCTTCACCACAAACTCCGGCACTGCATGGCCGTGCATATTGTTCCCCAGCCCATGGGACACGGCTTCGAGTTCGGCGCTGTGTACTGCTGCAGTGATGCGAATGCTATTGGCCGGATTTTTCTTCGCGGCCTCACCAATGAGATAGAGCTCAGCGAAAATCGGGGACCCGACCTTATACCAGTTGGCTCGGTAGATGGCCGGCTCTCCAGCCAGCCATTCGCAAATCGCGAGCGCCTTTTCACCTAGCGCCTTAAGTGCGGGTGGTGAATCTTCAAGCTTCATGTCCTTCCTCCTGGTTGTGACACCTAACGCAGAGCTAACCTGCGAGCTACGAGGCGCGAAGCGCCGACGTAGCGAGTCAGGTTGAGCGACGTGTTATGCCTATTACTTGATTGCTTCGTACACATAGGAGCCAAGCACATTTAAAATGATTGCTGTCGCCATAGAGATTGCCAATGACCACAGTGGATGTTGCTTAATGAAGTCTGTCATCCGGTAAAACAGCGCCTTTCGGATTCGTTTTATCTCAGTCTGACATTGGGCAATTGTTTCATCAGACACTTTCTCTCGCCTAAGCCGCTCGACGCAATCTGTGCAAATAATTGGGTCGTGACACGAGTAGACGACATCGGTTTTAATTCCGTTCATGTCGAACAGACAACCACGTGTCTCGTCATGAGTGAAGTAGGTGTGTTCTGCGGTTTCTGGTATGCGATTGCCGCTCCGTTTATACAGAAGCGTATACGCATAAAGGAGCCGATAGATAACGTTCTCAAGGGTGATGTTGGAGAATCTGAGAATTTCTTTGATCTCGTGAAACGAGAAAACTACCCTGTTCGCGGAGAGTCGACGCGAATACCAATTAAGCTCAATTGGTACATTCACGATGGCAATTAGGAATTCGCCATTGAATTTATTCGGCAGAACTTCCTCCAAGGCCTTGTCGGTAAACTCCCACCCATAGCCGTCAGAATCGCAGGTAAGCGAATAGCTTTCTATTCCATCGGCTATTTCAAATACTGAGGACTCCCACTCTTTTATCTTTTGCCTGTTGAAATCGGCGGGCATGTGTCCAACCGTGGCCACGGTTATTCTAGTTCTCGACATTGCCGCTCCCTTTTCTAATAGGCATAACGTGCAGCTAAGGGGCGCGCCGAAGGCGCGTCCCAGCGACCGGAGGGAGCAAACTTGAGCGTAGGGTTAGGGTGTTCCTATTTATAACTTTCATATAGGCCTTTGATATATTCAGCGCGCTTCTCTGTCATATCCGCTATACATTCGCTTTGATTTACATGATTAGAACCGCCAATAAGTTCCTGCGAAAATTCACATTCCCTATCTCTAAAAACTATCCATGCTCGTTGAGCTGCAATTAGCTTCTTCTTGGCTTCTCGCCAAGCTGGTTTGTTCATCACAGTCATAAGATTTCGATAGGCATCATTCAAGTCTTTGTCGGCGACCACTGATGCGTTGTAATTTTTGCAGGAAGCCCAAGGGGTGCTACCTTCTAAAAATTGGTCACAGTTCAATTCTTCTGCCATTGCTCCACGCGGGGATGGCAACATTACAGAAAGCGCTATAAACATCGTAAGTAAAATCTTCATGGGGATACCTACCCTAACTACAATTCGACGTCATCAGTGATGTATAAATCCAGCCGCTCGCCGCATAACACCTCCGCGCCATCTTCAATTCATTGTTTCGCATAGCGGTGGCCGCATAAAACACATCGTCTTTCATCCGCAAACACATCACCCGTCATCTCCCAATATAATCGCCCCCTCACCCCATCACCAGTTTCAACCCCACCAGCAACGTCACCACCTCGAACGCCCGCTTGATCAGCCGGTTGCCCTGCGCGATCGCGATGTGTGCGCCGAGGTAGCCGCCGATCAGTGAGCCGAGCAGCAGAGCGGGCAGCCAGTCCCAGCGGACCGTGGCCTGCAGGCCGAGGGTCAGCGCGCCGGCACCGTTCCAGAACAGGCCGACCAGGATCAGCGTGTAGGCGACCGCGCGTTTGTAATCCAGCCCGAACCAGCGGATCAGCCACAGCGTCGCGAACAGGCCCGTGCCGGAGGACAGCGAGCCGTTGACGATCCCGATCAGGAACAGGCCCGCCCCGCCGATCAGGTACCCGCGCCGGTCGCGGTGCCGCGGGCGGTGCTCCTGACCGAGGTCCGGCTTGAACCAGGAATAGACCCCCAGCCCCAGGGTCAGCAGGCCGAGCGTGACCTGAGCCGCCCGGTCGGGCACCTGCAGGATCAGGCGCGCACCAGCACCACCCGGGCAGACCGGCGGCGAGCATGAAGCCGGCGAAGCGCTGTTCCACCCCGCCGGCCTTCAGATACCGCAGCGTCGCGCCGATACCCAAGGCGACGGTTGCTATCTTATGCGTCGCCAGCGCCATGCCGAAGGGCAGGCCCAGAAAGATCAGCACCGGCAGCTGGATCAGCCCGGCCCCACCCCCGGACAGGGCCGAGAACATGTTCGCCAGGAGTGATATGGCAAACAGGATCAACTGGCTCAGCCAGTCCATGGCACACACTCAGATGAAATCATCGCCTCGTCCGTTCATCACCCGGCCGTCCCGCCCCCGCGATTCCGCGTGGCCGGCCTCGAGTATACCCCGGCGCCCGTACCCGGCGGCGATCCTCCTGTGTCTGTGCCTGGCCGCCACGGAGGCCCACGGCGCCGCCTACAAATGGACCGACGAGCAGGGCCGCGTCCACTATGGGGATACCATCCCCCCGGCGGAGATCCACCGT
The sequence above is a segment of the Gammaproteobacteria bacterium genome. Coding sequences within it:
- the pyrE gene encoding orotate phosphoribosyltransferase encodes the protein MQDYQQAFLDFAIARGVLRFGEFTLKSGRLSPYFFNSGLFDDGDAIAELGRYYAAAIRGSGLAFDMLYGPAYKGIPLVVATAIALSDRHGVNVPYAFNRKEAKDHGEGGIIVGHALTGRVLIIDDVISAGTSVRESVDIIRNSGATVAGVAISLDRQERGKNTQSAIQEVESQFGIKVVSIANLDTLIRYLSKRDDLGPVLERIEAYRKEYGAKATA
- a CDS encoding DUF1311 domain-containing protein; translation: MKILLTMFIALSVMLPSPRGAMAEELNCDQFLEGSTPWASCKNYNASVVADKDLNDAYRNLMTVMNKPAWREAKKKLIAAQRAWIVFRDRECEFSQELIGGSNHVNQSECIADMTEKRAEYIKGLYESYK
- a CDS encoding DUF4124 domain-containing protein, coding for MKSSPRPFITRPSRPRDSAWPASSIPRRPYPAAILLCLCLAATEAHGAAYKWTDEQGRVHYGDTIPPAEIHRSYEQLDKQGQVSKQVDAALEIRRSARNSGGARRNRRRRRKRSAGMRFATSI